The genomic window GCCTTCGCCGTGCGACTCGGACACGAAGCCGCGAGCCGACACGATGTCGTGGACGAGCTTGCGCTCGTAGCTCGACATCGGGGGGAGTGCCGCCTCGGTGGAACCGGCCTCGATGCGCTCGACCGCTCGCTCCACGAGGGCGCCGAGCTCCTGCTGACGCGCTTCCCGGGATCCGCCGATGTCGAGGATGAGCCGGGAGAAGCCACCGGTACGGTTCTGAACAGCCAGGCGCGTCAGTTCCTGCAGCGCGTTGACCGTGTCGGGACGCGACAGGAGACGCAGGTTGCTCTCCGTGGGGGAGTCGATCGACACGTACGCGCGACCATTGCGGGCATCGATGTCGATGTCGCCATCGATGTCGCAGATGTCGAGGAACTCCTCAATGTAGTCCGCTGCGACGTCGCCCTCTTCTTCGAGCTGCGTGATGGTGGGCGCTTCGTCCTGGGCCGGGGCCAGTTCCTGGTCAGTCACCGATACTCCTACTTGTCTCGTCCGTCGGTCTGCTGCTTCTTTGCACGCGCCTTGCCCATGGGCTGTTGGCGCTGCGTCGGGGTCTTCTTCTCGGGTACCGGCGCCTCGGAGATCGAGATGACGTCGCCGTTCGGCGTCATGAGCTTGCCCTTCCGTGCGAGACGCTCCTCACGAGCCTTCGCAGCGTCCGAACCAGGGGTGGGCATGTTCCGGATGACGAGGAACTGCTGCACCATGGTCCATGCGTTGGACGTCAGCCAGTAGAACATCACGCCGAGCGG from Plantibacter flavus includes these protein-coding regions:
- a CDS encoding protein jag, producing MTDQELAPAQDEAPTITQLEEEGDVAADYIEEFLDICDIDGDIDIDARNGRAYVSIDSPTESNLRLLSRPDTVNALQELTRLAVQNRTGGFSRLILDIGGSREARQQELGALVERAVERIEAGSTEAALPPMSSYERKLVHDIVSARGFVSESHGEGRDRHTVITRG